A single window of Pogoniulus pusillus isolate bPogPus1 chromosome 11, bPogPus1.pri, whole genome shotgun sequence DNA harbors:
- the ADPRM gene encoding manganese-dependent ADP-ribose/CDP-alcohol diphosphatase yields the protein MEAAPPLFSFGVIADVQYADAEDGYDFSGCRRRYYRQSLALLQNAVEAWATERPPLSFVLQLGDSIDGLNARRGEAEGALAQVLAVLRRLPVPVHHAWGNHELYNFSRARLARSGLSSRPAGAAAGPPAADCRDCQAYHFSPAPRFRVVLLDAYDLSTLGREPDSPRYKEALRLLREKNPNDNLNNPAGLQEPQFVEFNGGFSQAQLDWFNEVLRLSDENQEKVVVTGHLPIHPDASDIVSLAWNYQEALSVIHSHQCVVCFLAGHMHDGGYFLDSHGVHHLTLEGVIETPSDSNAFGTIYVYKDKMILKGRGRISDRVMHF from the exons ATGGAGGCGGCACCGCCGCTCTTCTCCTTCGGAGTTATTGCGGACGTCCAGTATGCGGACGCGGAAGATGGCTACGACTTCAGCGGGTGCCGCCGGCGGTACTACCGGCAGAGCCTCGCCCTGCTACAGAACGCTGTGGAAGCCTGGGCCACCGAGCGGCCACCGCTCAGCTTCGTGTTACAGCTGGGGGACAGTATCGATGGTCTCAACGCCCGCCGCGGCGAGGCCGAGGGTGCTTTGGCGCAGGTGCTGGCAGTACTGCGGCGATTGCCGGTGCCGGTGCACCACGCGTGGGGCAACCACGAGCTGTATAACTTCAGCCGTGCCCGCCTGGCGCGCAGCGGCCTCAGCAGCCGACCCGCCGGGGCCGCGGCCGGGCCGCCAGCCGCGGACTGCCGGGACTGCCAGGCCTATCACTTCAGCCCGGCTCCGCGGTTCCGCGTCGTTCTGCTGGACGCCTACGAcctgagcaccctgggcaggGAGCCGGACAGCCCCCGTTACAAGGAGGCCCTGCGGCTGCTACGGGAAAAGAACCCCAACGACAACCTCAACAACCCCGCAG GGCTCCAGGAACCTCAGTTTGTAGAGTTTAACGGAGGATTTAGTCAAGCCCAGCTGGACTGGTTCAATGAAGTCCTCAGGCTCTCTGATGAGAACCAAGAAAAAGTTGTAGTTACAG GTCATCTGCCCATTCATCCGGATGCTTCAGACATAGTGTCCCTAGCCTGGAATTACCAAGAGGCCCTCTCGGTCATACACTCCCACCAGTGCGTGGTCTGCTTCCTTGCAGGGCATATGCATGACGGAGGGTATTTTCTGGACTCGCATGGGGTTCACCATCTGACTTTGGAGGGGGTTATTGAAACACCATCAGACAGCAATGCCTTTGGAACTATTTATGTCTACAAAGACAAAATGATCCTAAAGGGAAGGGGCAGAATTTCAGACAGAGTTATGCACTTCTGA
- the LOC135179394 gene encoding uncharacterized protein LOC135179394 has product MESNVQRYNNCAASVNFHKAWHKQQKPTGEFNLQSLQQAEDGGLPLPSYPAQQLEPGVKPWKHHRGVPVGQDTPASWPSSTTEALAGGTGAEETELRTLPLPPEPRPLQPDWHPRSPPRANYPAKRRMISPKVFEAIREILDQMETEQEREQEAEEEEVLEGSRGSLPAPAEEMEVPPGSPTSGPARANDAAEEEKISHKAFEALRKLVDNLEREQDMANERSANGDGVRGTQRPPCAENVLKRCMIATASIVVSVPVTILLCLLVRWRQKKKKQKKAGAAGAQGWQRTRGQPESQNQRKAPQLSSLLTQP; this is encoded by the exons ATGGAAAGCAATGTCCAGAGATACAACAATTGTGCTGCTTCAGTCAACTTCCACAAAGCCTGGCACAAGCAGCAAAAGCCCACTGGAGAGTTTAACTTGCAGAGTCTCCAACAAG CTGAGGATGGAGGACTCCCCCTACCCAGCTatccagctcagcagctggagcctggtgtcaagccctggaagcaTCACAGAG GTGTGCCTGTAGGCCAAGACACTCCAGCTTCCTGGCCCAGCTCCACAACTGAGGCTCTGGCAGGTGGCACAG GTGCAGAGGAGACTGAGTTGAGGACTCTTCCACTGCCCCCCGAGCCTCGTCCACTGCAGCCCGACTGGCATCCCCGCA GTCCTCCAAGAGCAAATTACCCAGCCAAGAGGAGGATGATTTCCCCAAAGGTGTTTGAAGCCATCAGGGAAATATTGGACCaaatggagacagaacaag agagagagcaagaggctgaggaggaggaggttttggaaggaagcagaggttctctgccagcccctgccgaAGAAATGGAGGTGCCTCCAGGCAGCCCCACCTCAG GTCCTGCAAGAGCAAATGATgcagctgaggaggaaaagatTTCCCACAAGGCTTTTGAAGCCCTCAGGAAACTGGTGGATAACCTGGAGAGAGAACAGG ATATGGCCAACGAGAGAAGTGCCAATGGGGATGGTGTACGTGGCACCCAAAGGCCCCCATGTGCCGAGAATGTGCTGAAGAGATGCATGATTGCCACAGCTTCCATTGTGGTTTCTGTGCCAGTCACCATTCTGTTGTGCCTCCTGGTAAGgtggaggcagaagaagaagaaacaaaa GAAAGCAGGCGCTGCAGGAGCACAAGGCTGGCAGAGAACTCGTGGCCAGCCTGAGAGCCAGAACCAACGCAAGGCGCCGCAGCTCAGCTCTTTGCTGACACAGCCttag
- the TMEM220 gene encoding transmembrane protein 220, producing MSGGRASVCLWRLCNILMAAFFGLAAAVQVNDPDAGLWTVVYLAPAALTLLVSINPSITGNSVWRLLCNLHSAGCVVGIIALAHSLFAYAQGNILHEEEGRELLGLAIIAIWMSLCRSSAKSPLAGAGLVAAVVVALLPFVSWLYISVNKEMRASWPTHCKTVI from the exons ATGTCGGGCGGGCGGGCGTCGGTCTGCCTGTGGCGGCTCTGCAACATCCTCATGGCTGCGTTCTTCGGGCTGGCGGCCGCCGTGCAG GTGAACGACCCCGACGCCGGGCTCTGGACG GTTGTCTACTTAGCGCCAGCTGCTCTGACACTGCTTGTCAGTATAAACCCCTCAATAACAG GTAACAGTGTTTGGAGGCTCCTCTGCAACCTTCATTCTGCTGGTTGTGTTGTTGGGATCATTGCCTTGGCTCACTCTTTGTTTGCTTATGCTCAAGGAAACATTTTGCACGAAGAAGAAGGCAG AGAGCTGCTTGGTCTGGCGATTATTGCAATATGGATGAGTCTGTGTCGTAGTTCAGCCAA GAGCCCACTGGCTGGAGCTGGCTTGGTCGCTGCAGTTGTGGTCGCCCTCTTGCCCTTTGTTTCCTGGTTGTACATATCTGTGAACAAGGAGATGCGAGCCTCTTGGCCCACACACTGTAAAACAGTCATTTAG